A single window of Lytechinus variegatus isolate NC3 chromosome 8, Lvar_3.0, whole genome shotgun sequence DNA harbors:
- the LOC121419993 gene encoding uncharacterized protein LOC121419993 has product MSRSSISPLVENEAKNEFANAWTNGTAPPMTPQRKELVELPPLKQSNGTPVNGTPLVKRHIVPPKAMETTVSLEIEENEKGMSSLDYRKDIDMEFYVLLGPLIKCMSFFGLWHGYVVDPVHNPPPKTTFKRIFNQKNYCIFAQVLLWFNTLRYAPAFFVGSYIDPIKLVPKVIFSIFTLQCALNSSVFFYCLSKKDKVSIFFHHFELAIQSNPTTAVDKRWLKRASWACTVVAIIFMVVHCLNQAANAYLPIETFRNNSLVFIAPMYYSAPLHAFFGIIYLYNFAAWIFPLLFFVLICIILSRQFVKLDQRLERSLRKARIDGCFPKDFEVLRRQHEALATALDTSNDGLFTYVNLVTYATMAPLAVFLLYRIITSPSYQLGLSGWFFYWTWMINIFINVIIVSWFAAITSTKAHDPRERLFLVNLWNITNEEIMQMNVFLNRVSGDPMGYTIFDLVTITKPFILTIGGLLLTFYAIISEFNA; this is encoded by the exons ATGTCGCGAAGCAGTATATCACCCCTGGTCGAGAACGAAGCCAAGAACGAATTTGCCAACGCGTGGACGAATGGAACAGCGCCCCCTATGACGCCCCAACGTAAAGAGCTCGTTGAACTACCACCCCTGAAACAATCAAATGGAACACCAGTAAATGGTACTCCACTGGTTAAGCGGCATATCGTACCTCCAAAGGCCATGGAGACCACAGTGTCTTTGGAGATAGAGGAGAATGAAAAAGGGATGAGCTCATTGGACTACAGGAAAGACATCGACATGGAGTTCTATGTTCTTCTTGGACCTCTCATCAAGTGCATGTCATTCTTCGGACTATGGCATGGTTATGTTGTTGACCCAGTGCACAATCCGCCACCTAAGACGACTTTCAAGAGGATCTTTAACCAGAAGAACTACTGTATCTTTGCCCAGGTGCTCCTGTGGTTTAACACTCTTAGGTACGCTCCGGCATTCTTTGTTGGATCCTACATCGATCCGATCAAGCTTGTCCCAAAGGTCATTTTCTCTATCTTCACACTGCAGTGCGCCCTCAACTCCTCCGTCTTCTTCTACTGTTTGTCCAAAAAGGACAAAGTGTCCATCTTCTTTCACCACTTCGAGTTGGCTATCCAGAGCAACCCTACAACGGCGGTGGATAAGAGGTGGTTGAAGCGAGCCAGTTGGGCATGCACCGTGGTCGCCATCATCTTCATGGTCGTCCACTGTCTCAACCAGGCTGCCAACGCCTATCTCCCAATCGAGACCTTTCGCAACAACAGCCTGGTTTTCATCGCCCCCATGTACTACAGCGCTCCACTACACGCCTTCTTCGGCATCATCTACCTCTACAACTTCGCCGCTTGGATCTTCCCTCTTCTCTTCTTCGTGCTCATCTGCATCATCCTCTCGCGCCAGTTCGTCAAACTTGATCAACGCCTCGAGAGGTCCCTCCGCAAGGCCCGAATCGACGGGTGCTTCCCGAAGGATTTCGAGGTTCTCCGAAGACAGCACGAAGCGCTTGCTACTGCGTTGGACACATCCAATGATGGTCTCTTTACCTATGTGAACCTGGTGACCTACGCGACTATGGCTCCACTAGCGGTGTTCTTACTTTACCGGATCATCACCTCACCGTCCTATCAACTTGGTCTCTCTGGATGGTTCTTCTACTGGACTTGGATGATCAATATCTTTATCAATGTCATCATCGTGTCATGGTTTGCTGCTATTACAAGTACTAAG GCCCACGATCCAAGGGAAAGACTCTTCTTGGTTAACCTGTGGAATATCACCAACGAGGAAATTATGCAG atgaatGTATTCCTGAACAGAGTAAGCGGGGATCCTATGGGATACACGATATTTGATCTTGTTACCATTACAAAACCTTTCATATTAACG ATTGGTGGTCTCCTCCTTACTTTCTACGCCATCATCTCCGAGTTCAATGCATGA